The window TGTTCCAGGTGTAATAAGCTGTACAACCTCGCGGCGGACAACTCCCTTTGCCTGCTTTGGATCTTCCGTTTGTTCACATATCGCCACTTTATAGCCGCGCTCTACTAGCTGTTCAATATAAGAAGCAGCAGAGTGATAAGGAACACCGCACATCGGGATTCGCGCTTCCCCACCACCTTCACGGCTGGTTAACGTAATCTCTAATTCCTGAGATGCCTTAACCGCATCCTCAAAAAACATTTCATAAAAATCTCCAAGTCGAAAAAATAAAAAGGCATCTTGATAGTCTGCCTTTACCTGTATATATTGCTGTATCATCGGCGTATAAACGACCATCATATCCTCCAAAACTAATCATTTTTTTCATTTTTCATTACTCCATTATAACATACAAGAAATCATTCTCGTATGGGAGGTTTTTCTAAAGTAATTGTTCACAGTTCTAGACTTCAACAAAGAAAAACTAGGAAGCAAAGCCTTCCTAGTTCACATTTATTTATCCTTTTTTCCGTGTAGAAAGTCAGGATCTAACTCCTCAAAATCCTCATCATCCACGTCTAAGCACCAATCATCATCATCGTCGAATTTATCTGGATAAACAGCTACACAAACCTTTGTTTCCCCAATCACTTCAACCATAAACTCTCTTTCAACATGAACAATGATTTTATCTCCCTTTGGAGAAATCACACATTCAACACAGTTTGGCTGCTGCATCACCTTGGCAATAACATCTTGATCGTCCAGGCAATCAGGATCACGATATTTTAACTTAATGATATCACAATATTCGACACGTTCAGTCACTACTTCTGTTTTTGTATTTCTATTAAAAGAGTACCAAACGTTAATATCATAATAGCCCTTAATTTCAACCGTTTTTCCTACCTTTTTCGCCTCGTACGTATGGTTTATAATCCAACAGCCAAGAATGCTTGACGGCTGGTGTGAAGGGCAGATCGTATGGTTGGACTGCGTACTTTTACGTCCTTTTGCCACGACCGCTTTTGTGATTATCTCTCTGTAATCTCCCATTGCGAGCGAAACCTCCTCATTTATTTTCAATTCATCCTATGCTTGATATTAGGCTGGTGTGCGATTATTTTTTGATGAATATCAGAAAAAATATAGGCATGTTGCATTGTATGCTTACCGTTTGAGAAGGTTCCAATCCTGTTAATATCTCGCTTTTTGTCAAAAAATGAAAAAGTCCGGAATGTTATCCGGACTTTACAAGTTGTGTGTATTCTAATGGTGAGAGCAGTTTTTATTTTGGATTTCGGCGCCTGTTTCTCCACTAAGTAAATTTC of the Bacillus tuaregi genome contains:
- a CDS encoding outer spore coat protein CotE — encoded protein: MGDYREIITKAVVAKGRKSTQSNHTICPSHQPSSILGCWIINHTYEAKKVGKTVEIKGYYDINVWYSFNRNTKTEVVTERVEYCDIIKLKYRDPDCLDDQDVIAKVMQQPNCVECVISPKGDKIIVHVEREFMVEVIGETKVCVAVYPDKFDDDDDWCLDVDDEDFEELDPDFLHGKKDK